A window of Synechococcus sp. MEDNS5 contains these coding sequences:
- a CDS encoding nucleoside triphosphate pyrophosphohydrolase family protein produces MHLNDYQRESRTTARYPDLGSNLIYPTLGLAGEAGEVADKVKKLIRDRNSLVDDRFTQDIALELGDVLWYIAQLSTELGLTLEDVGKMNLEKLNSRSKRGTLHGEGDHR; encoded by the coding sequence GTGCATCTCAACGATTACCAGCGGGAATCCAGAACGACAGCCCGTTACCCCGATCTTGGAAGCAATCTGATTTATCCAACGCTAGGGCTTGCAGGAGAGGCGGGAGAGGTGGCTGACAAAGTCAAGAAACTGATCCGGGATCGGAACAGCCTGGTGGACGACAGATTCACACAAGACATCGCCCTTGAACTGGGCGATGTGCTTTGGTACATCGCCCAACTTTCCACAGAACTGGGACTGACCCTCGAAGACGTGGGGAAGATGAACCTCGAAAAACTGAACAGTCGCTCCAAACGGGGAACCCTGCACGGCGAGGGCGACCACCGCTGA
- a CDS encoding YggT family protein gives MAFELVSTTFQVLAQTLQIYSLVLIVRVLLSWFPNIDWSNPVLSTVSSITDPYLNAFRGLIPPLGGLDLSAILAFFALSLMQRLLVSASYSFASGFNSFG, from the coding sequence ATGGCTTTCGAGTTGGTGTCCACCACGTTTCAGGTGCTGGCGCAGACCCTGCAGATCTATTCGCTCGTGCTGATTGTGCGCGTGCTGTTGAGCTGGTTCCCCAACATCGATTGGAGCAATCCGGTGCTGAGCACCGTGAGCTCCATCACCGATCCTTACCTCAACGCCTTTCGAGGCTTGATTCCTCCTCTGGGTGGTCTCGACCTCTCGGCGATTCTGGCCTTCTTCGCCCTCAGCCTGATGCAGCGGCTTCTTGTTTCCGCCAGTTATTCGTTTGCAAGTGGATTCAACAGCTTCGGCTGA
- the scpB gene encoding SMC-Scp complex subunit ScpB, whose product MEQALSLPARLEAILYLKGRPLTLQELAALSGVSASEAEQGLLILIAGYAQRDTALEINHANGRYGLQLRPGLGDLVRDLLPVDLSTAALRTLATIALKKRILQSDLVDLRGSGAYDHIKELIAQNFIERKRQSDGRSYWITLTEKFHRTFSVLPEIGGTEPPKAA is encoded by the coding sequence ATGGAACAGGCGCTCTCCCTACCGGCCCGTTTAGAAGCGATTCTCTATCTGAAGGGTCGTCCCCTCACGCTTCAGGAACTGGCCGCACTCTCTGGAGTTTCAGCATCCGAAGCGGAACAGGGTTTACTGATTTTGATTGCCGGTTATGCCCAAAGGGACACCGCCCTTGAGATCAATCACGCCAATGGCCGTTACGGTCTTCAGCTCAGACCAGGGTTAGGCGATCTGGTGAGGGATCTTCTCCCTGTCGACCTGTCAACCGCTGCCCTGAGAACATTGGCCACAATCGCTTTGAAAAAGCGCATCCTTCAGTCGGACCTTGTCGATCTGCGCGGCTCTGGGGCCTACGACCACATCAAGGAACTGATCGCCCAGAATTTCATTGAACGCAAGCGCCAGAGTGATGGTCGCTCGTACTGGATCACGCTGACAGAGAAATTTCATCGAACCTTTTCAGTGCTCCCTGAAATCGGCGGCACCGAACCCCCCAAGGCTGCATAG
- the ilvA gene encoding threonine ammonia-lyase, biosynthetic — MDDYLQRILRARVYDVARETPLDVASNLSRRLTNTIRLKREDLQPVFSFKLRGAYNRMAQLSQEELSRGVIASSAGNHAQGVALSASHLHCRAVIVMPITTPSVKVEAVKQLGGEVVLHGETYDEAYAEALRRSENEHLCFIHPFDDPDVIAGQGTVGMEILRQSPRPPDAIYIAIGGGGLIGGIAAYVKTLWPDVQIIGVEPHDAAAMTLSLEAGERIRLPQVGLFADGVAVREVGEHTFRLARRYVDAIVTVSTDEICAAIKDVFEDTRSILEPAGALAVAGLKADVARRGLKDQELVAVACGANMNFDRLRFVAERAELGEEREAMLAVEIPEEPGSLRKLCELLHKRSLTEFSYRMGAGASAHIFMGIQVADLQDRSDLLAYLRSHGYDCLDLSDDELAKVHLRHMVGGRLPIRADSPSQQPQELLYRFEFPERPGALMRFVSALHADWSISIFHYRNHGADVGRIVVGVLVKPDELQDWQAVLRELGYASWEETSNPAYRIFLGA; from the coding sequence ATGGACGACTATCTCCAAAGGATTCTTCGTGCACGGGTCTATGACGTCGCCCGTGAAACCCCCCTCGATGTAGCCAGCAATCTCAGTCGCCGTCTCACCAACACCATCCGACTCAAGCGGGAGGATCTGCAACCGGTCTTTTCGTTCAAACTTCGCGGGGCATACAACCGCATGGCCCAGTTGTCCCAAGAGGAACTGAGCCGTGGGGTGATCGCCTCCAGTGCTGGGAACCACGCTCAGGGCGTCGCTCTCAGTGCCTCCCATCTACACTGCCGAGCAGTGATTGTGATGCCGATCACCACGCCAAGCGTGAAAGTTGAGGCCGTGAAGCAACTGGGAGGCGAAGTTGTTCTCCACGGTGAAACTTACGACGAGGCCTATGCCGAGGCACTCCGTCGCAGTGAAAACGAGCACCTTTGCTTCATCCACCCTTTCGATGACCCCGATGTCATTGCCGGACAAGGCACCGTGGGCATGGAAATCCTGCGTCAGAGCCCACGTCCCCCAGATGCCATCTACATCGCCATTGGGGGTGGCGGCCTGATCGGAGGCATCGCGGCCTATGTGAAAACCCTATGGCCCGATGTGCAGATCATTGGTGTTGAGCCGCATGACGCTGCCGCCATGACCCTGTCGCTGGAGGCCGGTGAACGCATTCGACTTCCACAAGTTGGATTGTTCGCTGATGGTGTGGCCGTGCGCGAAGTCGGTGAACACACGTTCCGACTGGCCCGGCGTTATGTCGACGCCATCGTCACGGTCAGCACCGATGAGATTTGTGCGGCGATTAAGGATGTCTTTGAAGACACCCGGTCCATTCTCGAGCCGGCGGGGGCTCTGGCGGTTGCGGGCCTAAAAGCGGATGTCGCACGTCGCGGACTGAAAGATCAAGAACTGGTGGCCGTCGCCTGCGGCGCCAACATGAATTTTGATCGGCTGCGTTTTGTGGCGGAGCGGGCCGAATTGGGTGAGGAGCGCGAGGCCATGCTGGCTGTGGAAATTCCCGAAGAACCGGGCAGCCTGAGAAAACTTTGTGAGCTTCTCCACAAACGCAGCCTGACGGAATTCAGCTACCGCATGGGTGCGGGCGCAAGCGCCCATATCTTTATGGGCATCCAGGTGGCTGATCTGCAAGATCGCTCGGATCTCCTTGCTTACCTGCGCAGTCACGGATACGACTGCCTCGATCTCAGTGACGATGAACTGGCAAAGGTTCACCTCCGTCACATGGTGGGTGGCCGATTGCCCATTCGCGCTGATTCACCATCCCAGCAACCCCAGGAATTGCTCTACCGCTTTGAGTTCCCCGAACGGCCCGGGGCGCTGATGCGCTTCGTGAGTGCCCTGCATGCTGACTGGTCGATCAGCATTTTTCACTACCGGAACCATGGTGCAGACGTGGGCCGCATCGTGGTTGGGGTGCTGGTCAAACCTGATGAACTTCAAGACTGGCAAGCAGTGCTCAGAGAGCTTGGGTATGCCAGCTGGGAGGAAACGTCCAATCCTGCCTATCGCATCTTTCTGGGAGCCTGA